The Agarilytica rhodophyticola genome has a window encoding:
- a CDS encoding DegV family protein, whose translation MAAKLAVITDSSCSLPSKLVEKYRIKQLPLKIIIDGKMHPDPCDASKTLALFKSGMLSKKHEVTTEPPTPEEFEQAIREAVESECKNIVIQTVNRTQGETYNNANIAASNMRRELNNGRHDFTIRVMDSRTVFAGQAVMISETIRRILAGQNANEVRRSMDHLSENIHTYILPRDPLLALKRAQKRNENAVGWGKVFIASALGIYPVLCNVNDSSYLAAKVRGFENTVEQLFNHACVQIENKLLIPLVGINYGGSMQELQELPGYQKLKEVAQKHKVQIIPSVMSIAGGIYTSVGSLSLAVACEPGEWSGG comes from the coding sequence ATGGCAGCAAAATTGGCAGTAATTACCGACTCCTCGTGCAGCCTACCTTCGAAGCTTGTTGAAAAATACCGAATTAAGCAACTACCGTTAAAAATAATTATTGATGGTAAAATGCACCCAGATCCTTGTGATGCGAGTAAAACTTTGGCTTTATTTAAATCTGGGATGCTGTCTAAAAAACATGAAGTGACTACAGAGCCGCCAACGCCCGAAGAATTTGAGCAGGCAATAAGAGAAGCTGTCGAAAGTGAATGTAAAAATATTGTTATACAAACTGTGAATCGTACACAGGGTGAGACTTATAACAATGCAAATATTGCGGCTTCTAATATGCGCAGAGAGCTAAATAATGGTCGTCATGATTTTACTATACGTGTAATGGATAGTCGCACAGTATTTGCTGGTCAAGCAGTCATGATTTCAGAAACCATTCGCCGAATTCTAGCTGGACAGAATGCTAATGAAGTTCGTCGCTCTATGGATCATTTGTCGGAGAATATTCATACATATATATTGCCTAGAGATCCATTGCTTGCTCTAAAACGTGCTCAAAAAAGAAACGAGAATGCGGTTGGGTGGGGTAAAGTGTTTATTGCTAGTGCACTTGGTATTTATCCGGTGTTGTGTAATGTGAATGACTCATCTTACCTTGCGGCAAAAGTAAGAGGTTTTGAAAATACTGTAGAACAACTGTTCAACCATGCTTGTGTACAAATTGAGAACAAACTTTTGATTCCTTTGGTAGGGATCAACTATGGCGGCTCAATGCAAGAGTTACAAGAGTTGCCTGGCTATCAAAAATTAAAAGAAGTGGCTCAAAAACATAAAGTGCAAATTATTCCATCAGTGATGAGTATCGCTGGAGGCATATATACAAGCGTCGGTTCGCTATCACTAGCAGTGGCTTGCGAACCAGGTGAGTGGTCTGGAGGTTAG
- a CDS encoding acetylating acetaldehyde dehydrogenase: MQLNRAVPSKRLPRFEKKAPVNNDNKIKVGILGTGKIGVDLLVKALRSKYMDCIMFAGRNSKSEGIQYAKKLGVTVSDRSINAFIEADEKCDVIFDATSASQHVNHAPLFKEMGVLAIDMTPSQIGTPLVPAISLADVKNSSNISMISCGGQSSIPIAYALSLAIPEITRLHVASYLSPNSVGPATLANLDEYYSNTRAGLRKYSGIKNIDVDLIVDDKNFASKMRNVIFAETSCTNLDLLDKALNDVLKKVQHYVPGYCLEGCPIYENGGVKINISVEGRGDYLPKYAGNLDIINCAAIAVAEEYAMLKNYFMFPNVALVN; the protein is encoded by the coding sequence ATGCAGCTTAATAGAGCAGTACCATCTAAACGCTTGCCTCGTTTTGAGAAGAAAGCACCTGTAAATAATGATAATAAGATTAAAGTAGGTATTTTAGGAACGGGAAAGATAGGCGTCGATTTGTTGGTTAAGGCGTTAAGATCCAAGTATATGGACTGCATTATGTTTGCAGGAAGAAACTCTAAATCAGAAGGGATACAATATGCCAAAAAACTTGGTGTTACTGTTTCCGACCGAAGTATTAATGCGTTTATAGAGGCTGATGAAAAGTGTGATGTAATATTTGACGCAACATCAGCATCGCAACATGTTAATCACGCTCCGTTATTTAAAGAGATGGGAGTATTGGCAATCGATATGACTCCTTCACAAATAGGAACTCCACTAGTGCCTGCTATTAGCCTTGCTGATGTAAAAAATAGCAGCAATATTAGTATGATCTCATGCGGTGGCCAGTCTTCTATTCCTATAGCTTACGCACTTTCACTTGCAATTCCAGAAATTACGCGCTTGCACGTAGCTTCTTATCTCTCACCTAACAGTGTTGGTCCTGCAACCTTGGCTAATTTGGATGAGTATTACAGCAATACTAGAGCCGGTTTACGAAAATATAGTGGCATCAAAAATATAGATGTTGATTTAATTGTAGATGATAAGAATTTTGCTTCAAAGATGCGTAATGTTATTTTTGCTGAAACCTCTTGTACAAATTTAGATCTGTTAGACAAAGCGCTTAATGACGTGTTAAAAAAAGTACAGCACTATGTGCCTGGGTATTGTCTTGAAGGATGTCCTATCTATGAAAATGGCGGAGTTAAAATTAATATTTCGGTGGAAGGGAGAGGTGATTACTTACCAAAGTATGCCGGTAATTTAGATATTATCAACTGTGCTGCTATTGCAGTGGCGGAAGAATATGCAATGCTTAAAAATTATTTCATGTTTCCCAATGTTGCACTTGTTAATTAA